A window of the Comamonas sp. Y33R10-2 genome harbors these coding sequences:
- a CDS encoding acyl-CoA dehydrogenase family protein: MDFQLSEDQRAFADMAQSLFADYCTDDKLREHDASGQPYMQELWQQCVAAGLHSILVPEATGGLGLGATELLAVLEQQGRSLAQVPLWQQQVAASALAQFGEGADAVLQSAMQGELIALSLQSVVASRGPSLKLQGNALTGKLSAVALGAQANVALVAAATESGALKLVLVNLQEAGVQRADAMRQDYCGVADISFKQTPVMDVLGGRALEWVSEQAIACMAALQQGVTQEQLRRTVEYVTERKQFDRPIGTFQLAQGQMADGYILMQAQRSALCQLVWRLDAGLPCVPQAHAVRAQSNELGLKVGRVAQHLHGGMGVDVTYHIHRYMFWSRALAAEFGGSDFHFEALGQWLADNDNLGWKYDLPEDR, from the coding sequence ATGGACTTTCAACTCAGTGAAGACCAGCGTGCATTTGCAGACATGGCGCAAAGCCTGTTTGCGGACTATTGCACCGATGACAAGCTGCGCGAGCACGATGCCTCGGGTCAGCCTTATATGCAGGAGCTGTGGCAGCAATGCGTGGCAGCTGGCTTGCACAGCATTTTGGTGCCCGAAGCCACAGGCGGACTAGGCTTGGGTGCTACCGAGCTGCTGGCCGTGCTCGAGCAGCAAGGGCGTTCTTTGGCGCAAGTGCCACTGTGGCAGCAACAGGTTGCAGCATCGGCTCTAGCTCAGTTTGGTGAGGGCGCGGATGCGGTGCTGCAGTCGGCAATGCAAGGCGAGTTGATCGCCCTGTCGCTGCAAAGCGTGGTTGCCAGTCGAGGCCCCAGCCTCAAGCTGCAAGGCAATGCGCTGACGGGCAAGCTCAGCGCCGTGGCGCTGGGCGCACAGGCCAATGTGGCGCTGGTGGCTGCGGCCACTGAAAGCGGCGCACTGAAGCTGGTGCTGGTCAATCTGCAAGAAGCTGGTGTGCAGCGTGCAGATGCCATGCGTCAAGACTACTGCGGCGTGGCAGATATTTCGTTTAAGCAAACCCCCGTGATGGATGTGCTGGGTGGCCGCGCACTGGAGTGGGTGAGCGAGCAAGCCATAGCCTGCATGGCTGCTTTGCAGCAAGGCGTGACGCAAGAGCAGCTTCGCCGCACTGTGGAGTATGTGACCGAGCGCAAGCAGTTCGATCGCCCTATCGGCACCTTCCAGCTGGCGCAAGGCCAGATGGCGGATGGCTACATCCTCATGCAAGCGCAGCGCAGTGCGCTGTGCCAACTGGTGTGGCGTCTGGATGCCGGATTGCCCTGCGTTCCGCAAGCCCACGCAGTGCGTGCTCAGTCCAACGAGCTAGGCCTGAAGGTTGGCCGCGTGGCGCAGCACCTGCATGGCGGCATGGGCGTCGATGTGACTTATCACATTCACCGCTACATGTTCTGGAGCCGTGCATTGGCGGCAGAGTTCGGTGGCTCTGACTTCCACTTTGAAGCGTTGGGTCAATGGCTGGCTGACAACGACAACCTGGGCTGGAAGTACGACCTGCCCGAAGACCGTTAA
- a CDS encoding lipid-transfer protein, translating into MNISGRAAIVGLGATEFSKNSGRTELRLAMEATLAALADAGIDPKEVDGFSSYTMDKVPEYEIARLLGSRNVNFFSQVPHGGGAACAPVLHAAMAVATGVAKTVVVYRAMNERSWYRFGTGDYNFGDKPFFDSVNYGWYMPYGFHTPAAWVGMFARRYMHAYGATSEDFGRVAVAVRDFAATNPAAFFYNKPITLEDHQKSKWVADPLHLLDCCMESDGAVAMVITSSDRAKDLKAKPVYIKGAAQGMSEGQQSMTSFYRNDITDLPEMGHVANQLWKQSGLTPDDIQTAVLYDHFTPFVMTQLEEFGFCKRGEAKEFVRAGMHARGGRLPVNTHGGQLGEAYIHGMNGIAEGVRQVRGSAANQVGGVHNVVVTAGTGVPTSGLILGDRA; encoded by the coding sequence ATGAATATTTCCGGTCGCGCCGCCATTGTTGGTTTGGGCGCTACTGAATTTTCCAAAAACTCCGGCCGTACCGAGCTGCGTCTGGCCATGGAAGCCACACTGGCTGCTCTGGCCGATGCTGGCATCGACCCCAAGGAAGTGGACGGTTTTTCCTCGTACACCATGGACAAAGTGCCAGAGTACGAAATTGCCCGTCTGCTGGGTTCGCGCAATGTGAACTTCTTCTCGCAAGTGCCTCACGGCGGCGGCGCAGCTTGCGCCCCAGTGCTGCACGCTGCGATGGCCGTGGCCACTGGCGTTGCCAAGACCGTGGTGGTGTACCGCGCCATGAACGAGCGCAGCTGGTACCGCTTTGGCACCGGCGACTACAACTTTGGCGACAAGCCTTTCTTTGATAGCGTGAACTACGGCTGGTACATGCCTTACGGCTTTCATACGCCAGCCGCTTGGGTGGGCATGTTTGCCCGCCGCTACATGCACGCCTACGGCGCGACCAGCGAAGACTTTGGCCGCGTAGCGGTTGCTGTGCGTGACTTTGCTGCTACCAATCCTGCAGCGTTCTTCTACAACAAGCCCATCACGCTGGAAGATCATCAAAAGAGCAAATGGGTGGCTGATCCGCTGCACCTGCTGGACTGCTGCATGGAGTCTGACGGTGCTGTGGCCATGGTCATCACCTCCAGCGACCGCGCCAAGGATTTGAAGGCCAAGCCCGTCTATATCAAGGGCGCAGCCCAAGGTATGAGCGAAGGTCAGCAATCCATGACTTCCTTTTATCGCAATGACATCACTGACCTGCCTGAGATGGGTCATGTGGCTAACCAGTTGTGGAAGCAAAGCGGCCTGACGCCTGATGATATTCAGACAGCAGTTTTGTATGACCACTTCACACCGTTTGTCATGACCCAGCTCGAAGAGTTTGGTTTCTGCAAACGCGGCGAAGCCAAGGAATTTGTGCGTGCCGGTATGCATGCCCGTGGTGGCCGCCTGCCAGTGAACACCCATGGTGGTCAGCTTGGTGAGGCCTATATCCACGGTATGAACGGCATTGCCGAAGGCGTGCGCCAAGTGCGCGGCAGTGCGGCCAACCAAGTGGGCGGCGTGCACAACGTGGTTGTAACAGCGGGCACCGGCGTGCCTACCAGCGGTTTGATTTTGGGCGACCGAGCTTGA
- a CDS encoding MaoC family dehydratase: MSNQSIRFESVNVGDELEAVSVPITVPLIAGGAIATRDYFPGHHDRDAARALGSPHIFMNILTTNGLVQSFVEGWAGPEARLMDLKIRLGAPNYPGDTMKFTGSVTEKNEATRSVQITLKGANSMGSHVSGTVQVALS, encoded by the coding sequence ATGTCCAATCAATCAATTCGCTTCGAATCGGTCAATGTCGGTGATGAACTAGAGGCCGTTAGCGTGCCTATCACCGTGCCTTTGATTGCCGGTGGTGCTATCGCTACGCGTGACTACTTCCCAGGTCACCACGACCGTGATGCGGCACGTGCGCTGGGCTCGCCCCACATCTTCATGAACATCCTGACCACCAATGGTCTGGTGCAGAGCTTTGTCGAAGGATGGGCCGGCCCTGAGGCTCGCCTGATGGATCTGAAGATTCGTCTGGGTGCGCCCAACTATCCGGGTGACACCATGAAATTCACGGGCTCTGTGACCGAGAAGAACGAGGCCACTCGCAGCGTGCAAATTACGTTGAAGGGTGCCAACTCCATGGGCTCTCACGTCAGCGGCACTGTGCAAGTGGCACTGTCTTAA
- a CDS encoding acyl-CoA dehydrogenase family protein, with amino-acid sequence MFIDLTPEQHALRLKCRDYFQTLMTPELKARMRGAESGDEFRDTIRKMGRDGWLAIGWPKEYGGQGLSATEQLIFFEEANIAGAPLPFVTISTVGPALMEHGTEAQKKEFLPGMATGEIIFAIGYSEAGAGSDLAVLKTQAELKGELQTGHFVVNGQKLWTSGIEAADYVWLAARTSQELARHKGISIMVLDTKAKGFSHTLIETVGSFTAATYFDNVEVPATRLIGQLNGGWRLITAQLNHERLGLGAWSDKVFAPFTKVLQWAKAKDENGGRAVDQAWVRHSLAECYARIEAMRLTNFRIAAGLEAGVMDVSLASATKVYGSEGVIEVLHRLMDIVGSSSLVRGDSAAAFLMGELEFEVRAATVNTFGGGTNEIQRELIAQFGLGMPRAQR; translated from the coding sequence ATGTTTATTGATTTGACCCCTGAGCAGCACGCACTTCGCCTGAAGTGCCGTGACTACTTTCAAACACTGATGACGCCAGAGCTCAAGGCCCGCATGCGCGGTGCCGAGAGCGGTGATGAGTTTCGCGACACCATCCGCAAGATGGGGCGCGACGGCTGGCTGGCCATTGGCTGGCCAAAGGAATATGGCGGTCAGGGCCTGTCGGCGACTGAGCAGCTGATCTTCTTTGAAGAAGCCAACATCGCAGGTGCTCCTCTGCCTTTTGTGACTATCAGCACCGTGGGCCCCGCGCTCATGGAGCATGGTACCGAAGCGCAGAAGAAGGAGTTTCTGCCCGGCATGGCCACGGGCGAAATCATCTTCGCCATTGGCTATTCAGAAGCCGGTGCAGGCTCAGACCTGGCCGTGCTCAAGACGCAGGCAGAACTCAAGGGTGAACTGCAAACGGGTCACTTTGTAGTGAATGGCCAAAAGCTCTGGACCTCGGGCATTGAAGCGGCTGACTACGTGTGGCTGGCTGCACGTACCAGCCAGGAGCTGGCCCGCCACAAGGGCATCTCCATCATGGTGCTGGACACCAAGGCCAAGGGGTTCTCACACACCTTGATCGAAACCGTGGGCAGCTTCACCGCTGCCACGTATTTCGACAATGTAGAAGTACCTGCAACGCGCTTGATTGGTCAGCTCAATGGTGGCTGGCGCCTCATCACGGCCCAGCTCAACCATGAGCGTCTGGGCTTGGGTGCTTGGTCTGACAAGGTGTTTGCACCCTTCACCAAGGTCTTGCAGTGGGCCAAGGCTAAAGATGAAAACGGCGGCCGCGCCGTAGATCAAGCTTGGGTGCGCCACAGCTTGGCTGAGTGCTATGCACGCATTGAAGCCATGCGCCTGACCAACTTCCGCATTGCGGCGGGTCTGGAAGCGGGAGTTATGGATGTCAGCTTGGCCTCGGCCACCAAGGTCTATGGCTCTGAAGGCGTGATCGAGGTGCTTCACCGTCTGATGGACATCGTGGGCAGCAGCTCTTTGGTGCGTGGTGATTCGGCTGCGGCTTTCCTGATGGGCGAGCTGGAGTTTGAAGTGCGCGCTGCCACGGTGAACACCTTTGGCGGTGGCACCAATGAAATTCAGCGCGAGCTGATTGCGCAGTTTGGCTTGGGCATGCCAAGAGCGCAGCGCTGA
- a CDS encoding acyl-CoA dehydrogenase family protein, giving the protein MTMLLSQEQELLKDSAVAFLAEEGPVAQQRRLRDEKVEQGFDAQLWQQMVEMGWPVAVLPENHDGLAAGYLGMGAVFEAIGRNLSAQPLLTQAVIAPELLIRAGSAAQQSQWLPLLAAGEARIALATDEQSGEHLPAKLNTVATQTSAGWSLSGEKYFVIDGVGATAFAVLAASGEGAPGLWLVPADAPGVTVHRQSLIDSRNMARVQFDQVELTAEMALVAMPAAKALDEVLDRARACMASEALGLMREVFERTVSYLKERVQFDTVIGSFQALQHRASRLYVELELLESCVLAAHEAIDSGKETHVAELASLAKAKAADLCEKLCNEAVQLHGGIGVTDELDIGLFFKRARVLQRLLGDGGFHRARFAQLKGF; this is encoded by the coding sequence ATGACCATGCTTTTGTCGCAAGAGCAAGAATTGCTCAAGGACAGTGCTGTTGCCTTTTTGGCCGAAGAAGGACCCGTGGCTCAGCAGCGCCGCCTGCGTGACGAGAAGGTTGAGCAGGGCTTTGACGCCCAACTGTGGCAGCAGATGGTGGAGATGGGCTGGCCTGTCGCCGTGCTGCCTGAAAATCACGATGGTTTGGCCGCAGGCTATCTGGGTATGGGCGCTGTATTTGAGGCTATTGGGCGCAATTTGTCGGCTCAGCCTTTGCTCACTCAAGCAGTCATCGCCCCGGAGCTTCTGATTCGCGCAGGCTCTGCCGCGCAGCAGTCGCAATGGCTACCTTTGCTGGCGGCTGGCGAAGCGCGTATTGCGCTGGCGACCGATGAGCAGTCGGGCGAGCATCTGCCTGCCAAGCTCAATACCGTGGCGACTCAAACCAGCGCGGGCTGGAGCCTCAGCGGGGAGAAGTATTTTGTGATCGACGGTGTGGGTGCTACGGCTTTTGCAGTGCTGGCTGCATCTGGTGAAGGCGCACCGGGGCTGTGGTTGGTGCCTGCGGATGCTCCTGGCGTCACGGTTCATCGTCAGTCCTTGATTGATAGCCGCAATATGGCGCGTGTGCAGTTTGACCAAGTAGAGCTGACGGCCGAAATGGCCCTGGTTGCCATGCCTGCCGCTAAAGCGCTGGATGAAGTGCTTGACCGTGCGCGTGCTTGCATGGCCTCTGAAGCACTGGGCTTGATGCGCGAAGTTTTTGAGCGCACCGTGTCGTACCTCAAAGAGCGTGTGCAGTTTGATACGGTGATTGGCTCTTTTCAGGCCCTTCAGCATCGCGCATCGCGCCTGTATGTGGAACTGGAGTTGCTGGAAAGCTGCGTGCTGGCCGCCCATGAAGCCATTGACTCTGGCAAAGAAACCCATGTGGCCGAGCTGGCCAGTCTGGCCAAGGCCAAAGCCGCTGATTTGTGCGAGAAGCTTTGCAATGAAGCCGTTCAGCTGCACGGAGGTATTGGCGTGACCGATGAGCTCGATATTGGGCTGTTCTTTAAACGCGCACGTGTGTTGCAGCGGCTGCTGGGGGATGGTGGTTTTCACCGAGCCCGCTTTGCTCAGCTGAAAGGATTTTGA
- a CDS encoding long-chain-acyl-CoA synthetase, translating into MTTATMTREIAAPMGALISREETQKKLDGRSAVVMKYVADMPHTIADRFEECAQRLADRPFLLEGDESYTYAQLNSRANQVARALEAQGVRKGDVVAMSLENRAAFFFVWLAVNKLGAVSAFMNTYIQGKPLVHSLSVTNTKFVVVGEECAALYAATEDLPAVKYLHWPDADRPADAKVLAQFGPDLEQLSQGLDTANGPAEWRAGVVGGDTAQYIFTSGTTGLPKAAVVSHARWLMSGESMQVLWNIQQNDRFYCFLPMYHAAASMSATGTALCAGASVVVRRKFSRSEFWSDVRRYGITFCQYVGEICRFLLSVPPAANDREHTLCKMSGTGMTQEIWQQWSERFGSHFQIFEGWGSTEANASTINVDNRIGSCGRVPFWEKTNLRLVKYDQETGEHVRDANGFLQLADVNEPGEALGMLIQYPGVMAGRFEGYTSAEATEKKILRNVFAEGDAWWSSGDLLRCDEDGYCWFVDRIGDTFRWKSENVSTMEVSDALGDFKGLDAITVYGVQVPGHGGRAGMAALVMQEGVAFDPKEFWSLALKRLPRYAAPQFVRLMAAPDMTGNYKLRKVDLQKQGYDSTQTSDPLFVRNDKLQTYVPVTDASVKEALSA; encoded by the coding sequence ATGACCACAGCAACGATGACACGTGAGATAGCGGCCCCGATGGGGGCGCTCATCTCGCGTGAGGAAACACAAAAAAAACTCGATGGTCGCTCGGCTGTTGTCATGAAGTACGTGGCAGACATGCCCCATACGATTGCAGATCGCTTTGAGGAATGTGCACAGCGACTCGCTGACCGCCCCTTTCTGCTGGAAGGCGACGAAAGCTACACCTATGCACAGCTCAACAGCCGTGCCAATCAGGTAGCCCGTGCGCTGGAGGCACAAGGTGTGCGCAAGGGCGATGTGGTCGCCATGTCGCTGGAAAACCGTGCGGCCTTCTTCTTCGTCTGGCTGGCTGTCAACAAGCTGGGAGCTGTCTCGGCCTTCATGAACACCTACATTCAGGGCAAGCCACTGGTGCACAGCCTGAGTGTGACGAATACCAAGTTCGTGGTGGTGGGGGAAGAGTGCGCTGCTCTGTACGCGGCCACAGAAGATTTGCCGGCCGTGAAATATCTGCACTGGCCTGATGCAGACCGTCCGGCGGATGCCAAGGTGCTGGCGCAGTTCGGCCCGGACTTGGAACAACTGTCACAAGGTCTGGATACGGCTAACGGCCCTGCTGAATGGCGCGCAGGTGTGGTGGGCGGGGATACCGCGCAGTACATCTTCACGTCGGGCACCACAGGTCTGCCCAAGGCAGCCGTGGTGAGCCACGCGCGCTGGCTGATGTCTGGCGAGTCCATGCAGGTGCTGTGGAACATCCAGCAAAACGACCGTTTCTATTGCTTCTTGCCCATGTACCATGCCGCAGCCTCCATGTCTGCGACGGGTACCGCGCTGTGCGCCGGTGCCAGTGTGGTAGTGCGCCGCAAATTCAGCCGTAGCGAGTTCTGGAGTGACGTTCGTCGCTACGGCATCACGTTCTGCCAGTATGTGGGCGAAATCTGCCGCTTCTTGCTGAGCGTGCCGCCTGCCGCCAATGACAGAGAGCACACGCTGTGCAAGATGTCGGGCACCGGCATGACACAGGAAATCTGGCAACAATGGTCCGAGCGTTTCGGCAGCCATTTCCAGATCTTTGAAGGCTGGGGCAGCACTGAGGCCAACGCCAGCACCATCAACGTGGATAACCGCATTGGCTCTTGCGGTCGCGTTCCGTTCTGGGAAAAGACCAATCTGCGACTGGTCAAGTACGACCAGGAGACGGGTGAGCATGTTCGTGATGCCAATGGCTTTTTGCAACTGGCCGATGTGAACGAACCCGGTGAAGCGTTGGGGATGCTGATTCAGTACCCCGGCGTGATGGCTGGCCGCTTCGAGGGTTACACCAGCGCTGAAGCCACCGAAAAGAAGATTTTGCGCAATGTGTTTGCCGAGGGTGATGCCTGGTGGTCGTCGGGTGACTTACTGCGTTGCGACGAAGATGGTTACTGCTGGTTTGTGGACCGCATTGGCGATACGTTCCGCTGGAAGAGTGAAAACGTGTCGACCATGGAAGTGAGCGATGCCTTGGGCGATTTCAAGGGGCTGGATGCCATTACGGTCTATGGCGTGCAAGTACCTGGTCACGGTGGCCGTGCTGGCATGGCTGCTCTGGTGATGCAGGAAGGTGTGGCGTTTGACCCCAAGGAGTTTTGGAGTCTGGCTCTCAAGCGTCTTCCTCGCTACGCCGCGCCCCAGTTTGTGCGCCTGATGGCTGCGCCGGACATGACGGGCAACTACAAGCTGCGTAAGGTGGATTTGCAGAAGCAGGGCTACGACAGCACGCAAACCAGCGACCCGCTGTTTGTACGCAACGACAAGCTGCAGACCTATGTGCCAGTGACAGACGCCAGCGTCAAAGAGGCTCTGAGTGCATAG
- a CDS encoding MBL fold metallo-hydrolase, protein MHREPVKERERIKPPDVLNYPFEPPKADGSHVEIAPGLLWLRMPMPMTLDHINVYLLRDGEGWAVVDTGLGIPRTFELWEQIFTEKLAGQPLTRLICTHCHYDHAGAAHWLQERFDVPLLMTYGEFMMLRSLMGPPPDPMPQSHCDFYAKAGVTDEELGVMVSAMRKDPFMPKHPHSYQRIRPGEVLQIGERKWRVVLGEGHSPEHACLYNEAEGILLAGDQVLPRITSNVMVTPIEPEGNPLKYWMDSLHRLRELPANTLVLPSHQGVFYGLHERLDQVREHHEQQFDLIKEHLLEVGKASAAELMVVLFPRLRGPIDRLMALGETIAHLNLLKHAGVLLRQSGTGKIEYFSLA, encoded by the coding sequence GTGCATAGGGAGCCAGTCAAGGAGCGTGAGCGCATCAAGCCGCCTGATGTGCTGAACTACCCGTTCGAGCCGCCCAAGGCTGACGGCAGTCATGTGGAAATTGCGCCGGGCCTGCTGTGGTTGCGCATGCCCATGCCCATGACGCTGGACCATATCAACGTGTATCTGCTGCGTGATGGTGAGGGGTGGGCGGTGGTGGATACCGGTCTTGGCATTCCCCGGACTTTCGAGCTGTGGGAGCAGATTTTCACGGAAAAGCTGGCGGGTCAGCCTTTGACGCGCTTGATTTGCACCCACTGCCACTATGACCATGCGGGCGCTGCACACTGGTTGCAGGAGCGCTTTGACGTGCCGCTGCTGATGACCTATGGCGAGTTCATGATGCTGCGCTCGCTGATGGGCCCGCCTCCTGATCCGATGCCGCAATCGCACTGTGACTTCTATGCCAAGGCGGGTGTGACAGATGAGGAACTGGGCGTCATGGTCAGTGCCATGCGCAAAGATCCTTTTATGCCCAAGCATCCTCACAGCTACCAGCGCATTCGCCCCGGTGAAGTGCTACAGATTGGTGAGCGCAAGTGGCGTGTAGTGCTTGGAGAAGGACACTCTCCGGAGCATGCGTGCCTGTACAACGAGGCGGAAGGCATTTTGCTGGCCGGCGATCAGGTCCTGCCGCGTATCACATCTAACGTGATGGTCACGCCGATCGAGCCCGAGGGCAATCCACTGAAGTACTGGATGGACTCTTTGCATCGCCTGCGTGAGTTGCCCGCCAATACGCTGGTTTTGCCTTCGCATCAGGGTGTGTTTTATGGTCTGCACGAGCGGCTGGATCAGGTGCGCGAGCACCATGAGCAGCAATTCGATCTGATCAAAGAGCACCTGCTCGAAGTTGGCAAGGCCAGCGCGGCTGAACTGATGGTGGTGCTGTTTCCCCGATTGCGCGGACCGATTGATCGGCTCATGGCACTAGGGGAAACCATAGCGCATTTAAACCTGCTCAAACATGCTGGCGTGCTTTTACGTCAGTCTGGCACGGGCAAGATTGAGTACTTCTCGTTGGCATAA
- a CDS encoding acyl-CoA dehydrogenase family protein has protein sequence MTELETFKQEVAAWLQENCPASMRRPIVSEEMVWGSSKLEFISEDQKLWFERMRDRGWFAPSWPKEYGGGGLSPKEARILETEMARLGCRQPQYNLGVWMLGPVLVEVGTHEQKLEHLVPMMRGKQRWCQGFSEPNAGSDLASLKTSAKRVTDEQGEAYIVNGGKIWTSDGDKGDWMYALVRTDSGAKKQEGISFILIDMKSPGVTVKPIELISGKSSFCQVFFDDVRVPVRQLVGKEGEGWALAKKLLQHERAAMSKFTEGGAPSHDAVKSALPYIVDEQGQVNDAVLRDKLASVLMDSQAFGLTHRRVTEKALARQDVSGPSSIMKLVQTEQEVSKYELLEQAMGLRGLGWEGDDFSADELEVCRAWLRSKSYTIAGGSSEVQLNIIAKRVLELP, from the coding sequence ATGACGGAACTAGAAACATTCAAACAAGAAGTCGCTGCTTGGTTGCAAGAAAACTGCCCGGCCAGCATGCGTCGTCCTATCGTCTCGGAAGAAATGGTGTGGGGTAGCTCCAAGCTGGAGTTCATCAGCGAAGACCAAAAACTATGGTTTGAGCGCATGCGCGACCGTGGCTGGTTTGCACCCTCATGGCCCAAAGAATATGGCGGTGGTGGCCTGAGCCCCAAAGAAGCGCGCATTCTGGAAACTGAGATGGCGCGTCTGGGCTGCCGCCAGCCTCAGTACAACCTGGGTGTGTGGATGTTGGGCCCCGTGTTGGTTGAAGTGGGCACGCACGAGCAAAAGCTGGAGCACTTGGTGCCCATGATGCGCGGCAAGCAGCGCTGGTGCCAGGGCTTTTCCGAGCCCAATGCGGGCTCCGACTTGGCCAGTCTCAAAACATCAGCCAAGCGCGTGACGGATGAGCAGGGCGAAGCCTATATCGTCAACGGCGGCAAGATTTGGACGTCGGATGGTGACAAGGGCGACTGGATGTATGCGCTGGTGCGTACCGACAGCGGCGCGAAAAAGCAAGAAGGCATCAGCTTCATCCTCATCGACATGAAGAGCCCCGGCGTGACGGTCAAGCCCATTGAGTTGATCAGTGGAAAGTCTAGCTTTTGCCAAGTGTTCTTTGACGATGTGCGCGTGCCGGTGCGTCAGTTGGTTGGCAAGGAAGGCGAAGGCTGGGCGCTGGCCAAAAAGCTGCTCCAGCACGAGCGTGCCGCCATGTCCAAGTTCACCGAAGGCGGTGCTCCATCGCACGATGCGGTGAAGTCTGCACTGCCTTACATCGTGGATGAGCAGGGTCAGGTCAACGATGCAGTGCTGCGTGACAAGCTCGCCAGCGTACTGATGGACTCACAGGCTTTTGGCTTGACACACCGCCGCGTGACGGAGAAAGCGCTGGCACGACAGGATGTTTCTGGCCCTTCTAGCATTATGAAACTGGTGCAAACCGAGCAAGAAGTGTCTAAGTACGAGTTGCTTGAGCAAGCGATGGGTCTGCGTGGCTTGGGCTGGGAAGGTGACGACTTTAGCGCTGATGAGCTGGAGGTTTGCCGTGCTTGGCTGCGCTCTAAGAGTTACACGATTGCCGGCGGAAGCTCGGAAGTGCAGCTGAACATCATCGCTAAGCGAGTCCTAGAGTTGCCGTAA